The following are encoded together in the Clupea harengus unplaced genomic scaffold, Ch_v2.0.2, whole genome shotgun sequence genome:
- the LOC122132228 gene encoding catalase-like, whose product MADNREKATDQMKFWKQSRGTQKPDVLTTGAGVPIGDKLNEMTAGQRGPLLVQDVVFTDEMAHFDRERIPERVVHAKGAGAFGYFEVTHDISRFCKAKVFEHVGKTTPIAIRFSTVAGESGSADTVRDPRGFAVKFYTDEGNWDLTGNNTPIFFIRDALLFPSFIHSQKRNPQTHLKDADMVWDFWSLRPESLHQVSFLFSDRGLPDGYRHMNGYGSHTFKLVNTEGHPVYCKFHFKTDQGIKNMKPEDADRIAATDPDYAIRDLYNAISEGNFPSWTTFIQVMTFEQAEKFPFNPFDLTKVRSPTSLVIVT is encoded by the exons ATGGCAGATAATAGGGAGAAAGCAACCGATCAAATGAAATTCTGGAAGCAGAGTCGGGGGACTCAG AAACCAGATGTGCTGACCACAGGGGCAGGTGTGCCGATTGGGGACAAGCTGAATGAGATGACAGCTGGCCAGCGTGGGCCTCTGTTGGTCCAAGATGTGGTGTTCACCGATGAAATGGCTCACTTTGACCGGGAGCGCATTCCGGAGAGAGTGGTGCATGCTAAAGGCGCTG GAGCATTTGGCTACTTTGAGGTGACCCATGACATCAGTCGTTTCTGCAAGGCCAAGGTGTTTGAGCATGTGGGCAAGACCACACCAATAGCCATCCGCTTCTCCACTGTAG CGGGGGAATCTGGATCTGCAGACACGGTGAGAGACCCGCGGGGCTTCGCCGTCAAGTTCTACACGGACGAGGGGAACTGGGATTTGACTGGAAACAACACACCCATCTTTTTCATCAGGGATGCTCTTCTG TTCCCCTCCTTTATCCACTCCCAGAAGCGCAACCCCCAGACCCACCTGAAAGACGCAGACATGGTGTGGGACTTCTGGAGCCTGCGGCCCGAGTCCCTGCATCAG GTGTCATTCCTGTTCAGTGACCGGGGTCTTCCTGATGGCTACCGACACATGAATGGCTACGGCTCCCACACTTTTAAACTGGTCAACACTGAAGGCCACCCAGTCTACTGCAAGTTCCATTTCAAG ACGGACCAGGGCATCAAAAACATGAAGCCAGAGGACGCTGATCGCATTGCAGCCACTGATCCTGACTATGCCATCCGAGACCTCTACAATGCTATCTCCGAAGGGAACTTCCCTTCCTGGACCACCTTCATCCAGGTCATGACCTTTGAACAGGCAGAGAAGTTCCCCTTCAACCCGTTTGACCTGACCAAGGTACGCTCTCCAACTTCATTAGTCATCGTTACATAA
- the syt12 gene encoding synaptotagmin-12: MSSAQGRDVSDYHVSVVRNPPGWEVGIYVTGFLVLLGVVALNLWKLWKSGSFPAPSPYPNFDYRFLQEKYGTSVPEVRQKRAVANNRRESASLSMSRKPSLQLGDTPDGFRDGLRDLGTLELMGRDLDPAQLHRSISTDSLCSVSSIGNNFGHDYTVGQLEVTLEFNGRAGALNIYLHQGKDLMEKEEENFPGCFIRITLLPEELNVGVSKVKANAYTVMFDDHYSIPLEAACLEEYSLRFSAFGIDAEERNLSAGVAELKLCDLDLSIRPFNAWLYLQDPNKAIDAVGEILLSLSYLPTAERLTIVVAKAKNLVWTNGKTSADPFVKVYLLQDGRKISKKKTSMKRDDTNPIFNEAMIFSVPAVVLQDLSLRITVAENTDDGRGENVGHVIIGPEASGMGITHWNQMLATLRKPVSMWHPIRRT, from the exons TGGTGCGTAACCCCCCTGGCTGGGAGGTGGGGATCTATGTGACCGGCTTCCTGGTGTTACTGGGGGTGGTGGCTCTCAACCTGTGGAAGCTGTGGAAGTCCGGCTCCTTTCCTGCCCCATCGCCCTACCCCAACTTTGACTACCGCTTCCTGCAGGAGAAATATGGAACGTCCGTCCCCGAGGTCCGGCAAAAG AGGGCAGTGGCTAACAACAGGAGGGAATCGGCGTCGCTGTCGATGAGCCGCAAGCCCAGCCTGCAGCTGGGGGACACGCCGGACGGCTTCCGGGACGGCCTGCGGGACCTGGGCACGCTGGAGCTGATGGGCCGCGACCTGGACCCCGCGCAGCTGCACCGCTCCATCTCCACCGACTCGCTCTGCTCCGTCTCCTCCATCGGCAACAACTTCGGCCACGACTACACCGTGGGCCAGCTGGAGGTGACGCTGGAGTTCAACGGGCGCGCCGGGGCCCTCAACATCTACCTGCATCAGGGCAAGGACCtgatggagaaggaggaggagaacttCCCCGGCTGCTTCATCCGCATCACGCTGCTGCCCGAGGAGCTGAACGTGGGCGTTTCCAag GTCAAGGCTAATGCGTACACAGTCATGTTTGACGACCACTACTCCATACCGCTGGAGGCCGCTTGTCTGGAGGAGTACAGCCTGCGCTTCTCAGCCTTTGGCATCGATGCCGAGGAGAGGAACCTCAGTGCTGGGGTGGCCGAGCTGAAGCTGTGTGACCTGGACCTCTCCATCAGGCCTTTCAACGCCTGGCTCTACCTGCAGGACCCCAACAAG GCCATTGACGCAGTCGGGGAAATTTTGCTCTCTCTCAGCTACTTGCCCACAGCTGAGCGGCTCACAATCGTCGTGGCAAAAGCAAAGAATCTGGTCTGGACCAATGGCAAGACCTCAGCTG ACCCCTTTGTGAAGGTATACCTCCTTCAAGATGGCAGGAAGATcagcaaaaagaaaacatcaatGAAGAGAGACGACACAAACCCAATTTTCAACGAAGCCATGATATTCTCTGTGCCTGCCGTTGTGTTGCAG GATCTCTCTCTGAGGATCACTGTGGCAGAGAACACCGATGACGGCCGAGGTGAAAACGTGGGCCACGTGATCATCGGCCCCGAGGCCAGTGGCATGGGCATCACCCACTGGAACCAGATGCTGGCCACCCTGAGGAAACCTGTGTCCATGTGGCACCCCATTCGGAGGACCTAA